The following proteins come from a genomic window of Streptomyces sp. GS7:
- a CDS encoding NAD(P)-dependent oxidoreductase produces MADNNNSHAPSVAVLGTGIMGAAMARNLARAGLDVRAWNRTRAKAEPLAADGARITDTPAEAVDGADVVLTMLLDGPAVLDALRQAAPRLAPGTLWLQMSTVGPEALVPLARFAAEHDLRFVDAPVVGTKAPAEKGELTILAAGPQELRERAGRVFDIVGSRTQWVGEDGTGGAASRLKLVVNTWVLTVISGTGEALALAEGLGVDPRDFLATVAGGALDMPYLRMKAEMILSGDFPASFTVSAARKDVRLITEAAGAAGVRVDLVAGAAERFRRAEEQGHGDEDGSAAYYASFDG; encoded by the coding sequence ATGGCCGACAACAACAATTCCCACGCACCGTCAGTCGCCGTGCTCGGCACCGGGATCATGGGCGCCGCGATGGCCCGCAACCTCGCCCGTGCCGGGCTGGACGTCCGCGCCTGGAACCGCACCCGCGCCAAGGCCGAGCCACTGGCCGCCGACGGGGCCCGTATCACCGACACCCCGGCGGAGGCGGTGGACGGCGCCGATGTCGTCCTCACCATGCTGCTCGACGGTCCCGCCGTCCTGGACGCCCTGCGGCAGGCCGCCCCGCGGCTCGCCCCCGGCACCCTCTGGCTCCAGATGAGCACAGTGGGCCCCGAAGCGCTCGTCCCCCTCGCCCGGTTCGCCGCCGAACACGACCTGCGGTTCGTCGACGCCCCCGTGGTGGGCACCAAGGCACCCGCGGAAAAGGGCGAGTTGACCATCCTGGCCGCCGGTCCGCAGGAGCTGCGGGAGCGCGCGGGGCGGGTCTTCGACATCGTCGGCAGCCGCACCCAATGGGTCGGCGAGGACGGTACCGGCGGCGCCGCCAGCCGCCTCAAGCTCGTCGTCAACACCTGGGTGCTCACCGTCATCAGCGGCACGGGGGAGGCCCTGGCGCTCGCCGAGGGGCTCGGTGTCGACCCCCGGGACTTCCTGGCCACGGTCGCGGGCGGGGCGCTCGACATGCCGTATCTGCGGATGAAGGCGGAGATGATCCTGTCCGGGGACTTCCCGGCGAGCTTCACGGTGTCCGCGGCGCGCAAGGACGTCCGGCTCATCACGGAGGCCGCCGGGGCGGCCGGCGTACGGGTGGACCTGGTGGCCGGCGCCGCGGAGCGCTTCCGCCGTGCCGAGGAGCAGGGGCACGGCGACGAGGACGGCTCGGCGGCGTACTACGCCAGCTTCGACGGCTGA
- a CDS encoding beta-ketoacyl-[acyl-carrier-protein] synthase family protein: MNATNRTVVVTGIGATTPLGGDSASTWEALLAGTSGVGSLDQEWAAELPVRIAAQAAVDPADVLPRAQARKLDRSAQFALIAAREAWADAGFTAKAGEPDSGAGAAGSVNPDRLGTVIASGIGGVTTLLGQYDVLKEKGVRRVSPHTVPMLMPNGPSANVGLDVNARAGVHTPVSACASGSEAIGYAIEMIRTGRADIVVAGGTEAAIHPLPIAAFGNMMAMSKNNEDPQGASRPFDTERNGFVLGEGAGVIVLESAEHAAKRGARVYAEAVGQGISADSHDIVQPEPSGNGIAHALQNLLDSSDLDPAEIVHVNAHATSTPQGDLAELKALRKVFGDDVDHMAVSATKSMTGHLLGGAGGIETVASILALYHRTAPPTINIENLDPEADADIVRGEPRALPAEGRVAALNDSFGFGGHNVVLAFRTV; this comes from the coding sequence GTGAACGCGACCAATCGCACCGTGGTCGTCACCGGTATCGGCGCAACCACACCGCTGGGTGGCGACAGCGCTTCAACCTGGGAGGCCCTGCTCGCCGGCACGTCCGGTGTGGGCAGCCTCGACCAGGAGTGGGCAGCCGAACTGCCCGTCCGGATCGCCGCGCAGGCCGCCGTCGATCCGGCCGACGTCCTGCCCCGGGCCCAGGCCCGCAAGTTGGACCGCTCGGCACAGTTCGCGCTGATCGCGGCCCGTGAAGCCTGGGCGGACGCCGGTTTCACCGCCAAGGCCGGCGAGCCGGACTCCGGCGCCGGCGCGGCCGGCTCGGTCAACCCGGACCGGCTGGGCACCGTCATCGCCTCCGGCATCGGCGGCGTGACCACCCTGCTCGGCCAGTACGACGTGCTCAAGGAGAAGGGCGTCCGCCGCGTCTCCCCGCACACCGTCCCGATGCTGATGCCGAACGGGCCGTCCGCCAACGTCGGCCTGGACGTCAACGCCCGCGCCGGTGTGCACACCCCGGTCAGCGCCTGCGCGTCCGGCTCCGAGGCCATCGGCTACGCCATCGAGATGATCCGTACGGGCCGTGCCGACATCGTCGTCGCGGGCGGTACGGAGGCGGCCATCCACCCGCTGCCGATCGCCGCGTTCGGCAACATGATGGCGATGTCGAAGAACAACGAGGACCCGCAGGGCGCCTCCCGCCCGTTCGACACCGAGCGCAACGGCTTCGTCCTCGGCGAGGGCGCCGGCGTGATCGTCCTGGAGTCGGCCGAGCACGCCGCCAAGCGCGGTGCCCGGGTCTACGCCGAGGCCGTCGGCCAGGGCATCTCCGCCGACAGCCACGACATCGTGCAGCCCGAGCCGTCCGGCAACGGCATCGCGCACGCGCTGCAGAACCTGCTCGACAGCAGCGACCTCGACCCGGCCGAGATCGTGCACGTCAACGCGCACGCCACCTCGACCCCGCAGGGCGACCTGGCCGAACTGAAGGCGCTGCGCAAGGTCTTCGGCGACGACGTCGACCACATGGCGGTCTCCGCGACCAAGTCGATGACCGGTCACCTCCTGGGTGGCGCGGGCGGCATCGAGACGGTCGCCTCGATCCTGGCGCTGTACCACCGGACGGCGCCGCCGACGATCAACATCGAGAACCTCGACCCGGAGGCGGACGCGGACATCGTCCGCGGCGAGCCCCGCGCGCTGCCGGCCGAGGGCCGGGTCGCGGCGCTGAACGACTCGTTCGGCTTCGGCGGCCACAACGTGGTGCTGGCGTTCCGTACGGTCTGA
- a CDS encoding acyl carrier protein, with amino-acid sequence MAATQEEIVKGLAEIVNEIAGIPTEDVQVDKSFTDDLDVDSLSMVEVVVAAEERFDVKIPDDDVKNLKTVGDATDYILKHQS; translated from the coding sequence ATGGCCGCCACTCAGGAAGAGATCGTCAAGGGTCTCGCCGAGATCGTGAACGAGATCGCCGGCATCCCCACCGAGGACGTCCAGGTGGACAAGTCCTTCACCGACGACCTGGACGTTGACTCGCTGTCCATGGTCGAGGTCGTCGTCGCCGCCGAGGAGCGCTTCGACGTGAAGATCCCGGACGACGACGTCAAGAACCTCAAGACCGTCGGCGACGCGACCGACTACATCCTCAAGCACCAGTCCTGA
- a CDS encoding ketoacyl-ACP synthase III, producing MTSKIKPSKGAPYARIMGVGGYRPTRVVPNEEILKHIDSSDEWIRSRSGIATRHWAGPDETVATMSVEAAGKAIADAGITPEQIDAVVVSTVSHFKQTPAIATEIAHLIGAGKPAAFDISAGCAGFGYGLTLAKGMVTEGSAGHVLVIGVERLSDLTDLEDRATAFLFGDGAGAVIVGPATEPAIGPTVWGSEGDKAETIKQTIAWDAYRTTPVPGGDGPGERTAPEAIRYPAITQEGQAVFRWAVFEMAKVAQQALDAAGVSPDDLDVFIPHQANMRIIDSMVKTLKLPESVTVARDVETTGNTSAASIPLAMERLLATGQAKSGDTALVIGFGAGLVYAATVVTLP from the coding sequence ATGACCTCGAAGATCAAGCCCTCCAAGGGCGCCCCGTACGCGCGCATCATGGGTGTCGGCGGCTACCGCCCGACCCGTGTCGTGCCCAACGAGGAGATCCTCAAGCACATCGACTCGTCCGACGAGTGGATCCGCTCGCGCTCGGGCATCGCCACGCGCCACTGGGCGGGCCCCGACGAGACCGTCGCGACGATGTCGGTCGAGGCGGCCGGCAAGGCCATCGCCGACGCCGGCATCACGCCCGAGCAGATCGACGCGGTGGTCGTCTCCACGGTCTCCCACTTCAAGCAGACCCCGGCCATCGCGACCGAGATCGCGCACCTGATCGGCGCGGGCAAGCCGGCCGCGTTCGACATCTCCGCCGGCTGCGCGGGCTTCGGCTACGGGCTGACGCTGGCCAAGGGCATGGTCACCGAGGGCTCCGCCGGGCACGTCCTGGTCATCGGCGTCGAGCGGCTCTCGGACCTGACGGACCTGGAGGACCGCGCGACGGCCTTCCTGTTCGGCGACGGCGCCGGCGCGGTGATCGTCGGCCCCGCCACCGAGCCCGCGATCGGCCCGACCGTGTGGGGCTCGGAGGGCGACAAGGCCGAGACCATCAAGCAGACCATCGCCTGGGACGCGTACCGCACCACGCCGGTGCCCGGCGGTGACGGCCCGGGGGAGCGCACCGCCCCCGAGGCGATCCGCTACCCCGCCATCACCCAGGAAGGCCAGGCGGTCTTCCGCTGGGCGGTGTTCGAGATGGCGAAGGTCGCCCAGCAGGCGCTGGACGCGGCCGGGGTCAGCCCGGACGACCTGGACGTCTTCATTCCGCACCAGGCCAACATGCGGATCATCGACTCGATGGTGAAGACTCTGAAGCTGCCGGAGAGCGTGACGGTCGCCCGCGACGTGGAGACCACCGGCAACACCTCGGCCGCCTCGATTCCGCTCGCCATGGAGCGGCTCCTGGCGACCGGTCAGGCCAAGAGCGGGGACACCGCGCTGGTCATCGGCTTCGGGGCGGGTCTCGTGTACGCCGCGACGGTCGTTACTCTCCCCTAG
- a CDS encoding ACP S-malonyltransferase: protein MLVLVAPGQGAQTPGFLIPWLDLPGVEDQLREWSDAIDLDLVHYGTKATEDEIRDTAVAQPLLVAASLISARQLFATADDVAAQVGAAAGHSVGELAAAALTGAVSDGAAMSLVRRRGQAMAEAAAVTETGMAALLGGDEAVVLPHLEKLGLTPANVNGAGQIVAAGTAEQIAALVENKPEGTRRVVPLKVAGAFHTHHMAPAVSALESATAELAVADPLTRYVSNKDGQVVTSGRELVQRLVGQVANPVRWDRCMETFKELGVTALIEAAPGGTLTGLAKRALPGVKTLALKTPDDLDAARELIAAVSAE, encoded by the coding sequence GTGCTCGTACTCGTCGCTCCCGGCCAAGGCGCTCAGACGCCCGGCTTCCTGATCCCCTGGCTCGACCTCCCCGGAGTCGAGGACCAGCTCCGTGAGTGGTCCGACGCTATCGACCTGGACCTCGTCCACTACGGCACCAAGGCCACCGAAGACGAGATCCGCGACACCGCGGTCGCCCAGCCGCTGCTGGTGGCGGCCTCCCTGATCTCCGCGCGGCAGCTGTTCGCGACCGCCGACGACGTCGCCGCCCAGGTGGGCGCGGCGGCCGGGCACAGCGTCGGCGAGCTGGCCGCCGCGGCACTGACCGGCGCCGTCTCCGACGGCGCCGCGATGAGCCTGGTGCGCCGCCGCGGGCAGGCCATGGCCGAGGCCGCCGCGGTCACCGAGACCGGTATGGCGGCGCTGCTCGGCGGCGACGAGGCCGTCGTGCTGCCCCACCTGGAGAAGCTCGGCCTGACGCCGGCGAACGTGAACGGCGCCGGCCAGATCGTGGCCGCGGGCACCGCCGAGCAGATCGCCGCGCTGGTCGAGAACAAGCCGGAAGGCACCCGCCGGGTCGTGCCGTTGAAGGTCGCCGGCGCGTTCCATACTCACCACATGGCACCCGCCGTTTCGGCCCTGGAGTCGGCCACCGCGGAGCTGGCGGTCGCCGACCCGCTCACCCGTTACGTCTCCAACAAGGACGGACAGGTGGTCACTTCCGGCCGGGAACTGGTGCAGCGGCTGGTGGGCCAGGTGGCCAACCCGGTGCGCTGGGACCGGTGCATGGAGACCTTCAAGGAGCTCGGCGTCACCGCGCTGATCGAGGCGGCCCCGGGCGGCACGCTCACCGGCCTGGCCAAGCGCGCCCTGCCCGGCGTGAAGACGCTGGCCCTCAAGACGCCCGACGATCTCGATGCGGCCCGCGAGCTCATCGCCGCGGTATCGGCCGAATAG
- a CDS encoding PucR family transcriptional regulator, with protein sequence MSEPASRDAHPHSATLRRLENSSGKLAAAAISRMDATLPWYRAMPPENRSWIGLVAQAGIAAFTEWFRHPETPQAISTDVFGTAPRELTRAITLRQTVEMVRTTIEVMEAAIDDVAAPGDESVLREALLVYAREIAFATAQVYAQAAEARGAWDARLESLVVNAVLSGEADEGAVSRAAALGWNAPEHVCVVLGTAPDGDSELTVEAIRRAARHAKLQVLTGVLGSRLVVIAGGSDNPLKAAKALIGPYAAGPVVAGPVVSDLLAATRSAQAAAAGLRACAAWPDAPRPVLADDLLPERAMASDPVAREQLVEEIYRPLEEAGSALLETLSVYLEQASSLEGAARMLFVHPNTVRYRLRRVTDVTGWSPSDVRSAFTLRIALILGRLADGEAQP encoded by the coding sequence GTGTCTGAACCCGCATCGCGCGACGCGCACCCGCACTCGGCGACCCTCCGGCGCCTGGAGAACTCGTCCGGCAAACTGGCGGCGGCGGCCATCTCCCGTATGGACGCCACGCTGCCGTGGTACCGCGCGATGCCCCCGGAGAACCGTTCCTGGATCGGGCTGGTCGCGCAGGCCGGTATCGCCGCCTTCACCGAGTGGTTCCGGCACCCCGAGACGCCGCAGGCGATCAGCACCGACGTCTTCGGCACGGCACCCCGCGAGCTGACCCGGGCGATCACCCTGCGGCAGACCGTGGAGATGGTCCGCACGACGATCGAGGTCATGGAGGCCGCGATCGACGATGTCGCGGCGCCGGGCGACGAGTCCGTGCTGCGCGAGGCGCTGCTGGTCTACGCCCGGGAGATCGCCTTCGCCACCGCCCAGGTCTACGCGCAGGCCGCCGAGGCGCGCGGCGCCTGGGACGCGCGGCTGGAGTCGCTGGTGGTCAACGCGGTGCTCTCCGGGGAGGCCGACGAGGGCGCGGTCTCGCGGGCCGCGGCGCTGGGCTGGAACGCGCCGGAGCATGTGTGCGTGGTACTGGGCACCGCCCCGGACGGGGACAGCGAGCTGACCGTCGAGGCGATCCGGCGGGCCGCCCGGCACGCCAAACTCCAGGTGCTGACCGGGGTCCTGGGCAGCCGCCTGGTGGTGATCGCGGGCGGCTCGGACAACCCGCTCAAGGCCGCGAAGGCGCTGATCGGCCCCTATGCCGCGGGGCCCGTGGTGGCCGGCCCGGTGGTCTCCGACCTGCTCGCCGCGACCCGCTCGGCGCAGGCCGCGGCGGCCGGGCTGCGGGCCTGCGCCGCGTGGCCGGACGCCCCGCGGCCGGTGCTCGCCGACGATCTGCTGCCGGAGCGCGCGATGGCCTCGGACCCGGTCGCGCGCGAGCAGTTGGTGGAGGAGATCTACAGACCGCTGGAGGAAGCGGGGTCGGCTCTCCTGGAGACGCTGAGCGTCTATCTGGAGCAGGCCAGCAGTCTGGAGGGCGCCGCCCGGATGTTGTTCGTCCACCCCAACACCGTGCGCTATCGGCTGCGTCGTGTGACGGACGTCACCGGCTGGTCACCGTCGGATGTGCGCTCGGCCTTTACGCTGCGTATCGCGCTGATTCTGGGGCGTCTGGCTGACGGTGAGGCGCAACCCTAG
- a CDS encoding pirin family protein, which yields MIQVRRGEERYRGGDADGGITSLHAFSFGPHYDPENLRFGALIACNEERLAPGAGFDEHPHRDTEIVTWVVEGELTHRDSAGHETTVRPGDLQRLSSAGGVRHVERNSGAEPLCFVQMWLAPLSHGGDPSYEVVRGIADGTPYALPRAGAMLHVRRLADGERTALPDAARVYVQVARGAVRLGSERLAAGDAARITDAEGLELVGLTAAECLVWEMRPESVYG from the coding sequence ATGATTCAGGTGCGCAGAGGTGAGGAACGCTATCGGGGCGGCGACGCGGACGGCGGGATCACGTCGCTGCACGCGTTCTCCTTCGGGCCCCACTACGACCCGGAGAACCTGCGTTTCGGCGCGCTGATCGCCTGCAACGAGGAGCGCCTCGCGCCCGGCGCCGGCTTCGACGAGCATCCGCACCGGGACACCGAGATCGTCACCTGGGTCGTCGAGGGCGAACTGACCCACCGCGATTCGGCGGGCCACGAAACGACCGTACGCCCCGGCGACCTCCAGCGGCTCAGCTCGGCCGGTGGCGTGCGGCACGTCGAGCGCAACTCCGGTGCGGAGCCGCTGTGCTTCGTCCAGATGTGGCTGGCCCCGCTCTCCCACGGGGGCGACCCGTCGTACGAGGTGGTCCGCGGTATCGCCGACGGCACCCCGTACGCGCTGCCGCGGGCCGGCGCCATGTTGCACGTGCGCCGCCTCGCGGACGGCGAGCGCACCGCCCTCCCGGATGCCGCCCGGGTGTACGTGCAGGTGGCACGCGGTGCGGTGCGGCTCGGATCGGAGCGCCTGGCGGCCGGCGACGCGGCGCGGATCACGGACGCCGAAGGGCTGGAGCTGGTGGGGCTGACGGCGGCGGAGTGCCTGGTGTGGGAGATGCGGCCGGAGTCGGTCTACGGATAG
- a CDS encoding serine hydrolase domain-containing protein, whose product MESLRMIENWPVPTASAAVVRADGSVAGAYGPLEHRFPLASVTKPLAAYAALLAVEEGAVELDEPAGPEGATVRHLLAHTSGLAFDEQRAMAAPGTRRIYSNAGFEALGDHIAKATDIPFPQYLHEAVLTPLGMTATDLQGSPAKDGVSTVADLIRFAAELQAPRLLAPQTLAAATGVAFPGLTGVLPGYGHQKPNDWGLGFEIRDGKSPHWTGAGSSPRTFGHFGQSGTFLWVDPDARAACVALTDRDFGPWAIEAWPKLTDAVLAELAAH is encoded by the coding sequence ATGGAGAGCCTGCGGATGATCGAGAACTGGCCGGTGCCCACCGCCTCGGCCGCCGTCGTACGAGCCGATGGCTCGGTGGCCGGAGCGTACGGCCCGCTGGAGCACCGCTTCCCGCTGGCGTCGGTCACCAAGCCGCTGGCCGCCTACGCCGCGCTGCTCGCCGTCGAGGAGGGCGCCGTCGAACTGGACGAACCGGCCGGTCCCGAGGGTGCCACGGTCCGTCATCTGCTCGCCCACACCTCAGGGCTGGCCTTCGACGAGCAGCGCGCGATGGCCGCGCCAGGCACGCGCCGAATATATTCCAACGCCGGTTTCGAGGCGCTCGGCGACCACATCGCCAAGGCGACCGACATCCCCTTCCCGCAGTATCTGCACGAGGCGGTGCTCACCCCGCTCGGCATGACCGCGACGGACCTGCAGGGCTCACCGGCCAAGGACGGCGTCTCCACGGTCGCGGACCTGATCCGCTTCGCGGCCGAACTCCAGGCGCCCCGGCTGCTCGCGCCGCAGACGCTCGCGGCGGCGACCGGGGTCGCCTTCCCGGGGCTCACCGGCGTGCTGCCGGGCTACGGCCACCAGAAGCCCAACGACTGGGGGCTGGGCTTCGAGATCCGCGACGGGAAGTCGCCGCACTGGACGGGCGCCGGGTCCTCGCCGCGCACCTTCGGGCACTTCGGGCAGTCGGGGACGTTCCTGTGGGTGGACCCGGACGCGCGGGCGGCGTGCGTCGCGCTGACCGACCGGGACTTCGGGCCGTGGGCCATCGAGGCATGGCCGAAACTGACCGATGCGGTACTAGCCGAACTGGCCGCCCACTGA
- a CDS encoding MerR family transcriptional regulator, translating to MTVTQSGPATDGATMTRGLPEVPCPRPRPATLQGCATSPAHPRPTGHDRYTISEVAEHTGLSAHTLRWYERIGLMPHVDRTHTGQRRFTNRDLDWLNLVAKLRLTGMPVADMVRYAELVRAGESTFAERERLLTEHREDVRQRIAELQSTLDVLDYKIDIYADARRASERF from the coding sequence ATGACCGTGACGCAGAGCGGGCCGGCGACCGACGGCGCGACCATGACCAGGGGGCTGCCGGAGGTGCCGTGCCCCCGGCCGCGGCCGGCGACGCTGCAGGGGTGCGCGACCTCGCCCGCCCATCCGCGTCCCACCGGCCACGACCGGTACACGATCAGCGAGGTGGCCGAGCACACCGGCCTGAGCGCGCACACCCTGCGCTGGTACGAGCGGATCGGCCTGATGCCGCATGTGGACCGTACGCACACAGGGCAGCGCCGCTTCACCAACCGCGATCTGGACTGGCTGAATCTGGTCGCCAAGCTGCGGCTGACCGGCATGCCGGTCGCCGACATGGTCCGTTACGCGGAGCTGGTGCGGGCCGGCGAGAGCACCTTCGCCGAGCGCGAGCGGTTGCTGACCGAGCACCGCGAGGACGTACGGCAGCGGATAGCCGAGCTGCAGAGCACGCTGGACGTACTCGACTACAAGATCGACATCTATGCCGACGCCCGGCGGGCGTCCGAGAGGTTCTGA
- a CDS encoding aldo/keto reductase: MGSEKIGTVELGTGGPRVGVQGLGCMGMSWAYGPTDADEARATLERALELGVTLYDTADVYGAGENEKFIAPFIQAHRDEVVLATKFALVSNPDQPYTRAVRNDRAYVRQAVEASLRRLGVDVIDLYYMHRRDVNVPIEESVGAMAELVTEGKVRHLGLSEVTASELRAAHAVHPIAAVQSEWSLFSRDIEQSVVAAAAGLGVALVPYSPLGRGFLTGSFVHADTELGEDDFRRRQPRFTGDNAAANAALLEPVRKIADAHGATLGQVALAWVHHQAAARGLTVVPIPGTSKRRRIEENTGATRLALGEQDLALLEPIAGRVAGDRYADMTFTSAGRE; the protein is encoded by the coding sequence ATGGGGAGCGAGAAGATCGGCACGGTGGAGCTGGGCACCGGCGGCCCGCGGGTGGGGGTCCAGGGCCTCGGCTGCATGGGCATGAGCTGGGCCTATGGGCCGACCGACGCCGACGAGGCACGGGCCACCCTGGAGCGCGCCCTCGAACTGGGCGTCACGCTCTACGACACCGCCGATGTCTACGGCGCGGGCGAGAACGAGAAGTTCATCGCCCCCTTCATCCAGGCGCACCGCGACGAGGTGGTGCTGGCCACCAAGTTCGCGCTGGTCAGCAATCCGGACCAGCCCTACACCCGCGCCGTCCGCAACGACCGCGCCTACGTCCGGCAGGCCGTCGAGGCCAGCCTGCGGCGCCTCGGCGTCGACGTGATCGACCTCTACTACATGCACCGCCGCGATGTGAACGTCCCGATCGAGGAATCGGTCGGCGCGATGGCCGAGTTGGTGACCGAGGGCAAGGTCAGGCATCTGGGGCTGAGCGAGGTGACCGCCTCCGAGCTGCGTGCCGCACACGCCGTCCACCCCATCGCGGCGGTCCAGTCCGAGTGGTCGCTCTTCAGCCGCGACATCGAGCAGAGCGTGGTTGCGGCCGCGGCCGGCCTCGGCGTCGCCCTCGTCCCGTACTCGCCGCTCGGCCGCGGCTTCCTGACCGGCTCCTTCGTGCACGCCGACACGGAGCTGGGCGAGGACGACTTCCGCCGCCGGCAGCCCCGCTTCACGGGTGACAACGCCGCCGCCAACGCCGCCCTGCTGGAACCGGTCCGGAAGATCGCGGACGCCCATGGCGCGACGCTCGGCCAGGTCGCGCTGGCGTGGGTGCACCACCAGGCCGCCGCCCGCGGGCTGACGGTCGTCCCGATCCCCGGCACGAGCAAGCGCCGCCGGATCGAGGAGAACACCGGCGCCACGCGGCTCGCGCTCGGCGAGCAGGACCTGGCGCTGCTGGAGCCGATCGCGGGCCGGGTGGCGGGGGACCGGTACGCCGACATGACGTTCACGTCGGCCGGCCGGGAGTAA
- a CDS encoding acyltransferase family protein, translating to MDTAPLVRLTRTVRTAVHAIEDRTPVHRDRAVDGLRALALLSVPTGHWLLGGFTRGADGALHNASPLTACGFLAPLSWLLQMLGIFFLVGGYASVLSLRRATARGDTTGAWLRGRIVRLGRPVLGVTAVWAALLPLLYSLGVPVATLRTGATLVIQPLWFVGVYVLVTALTPYCARAARRMGGWAAAPLLAAVAVVDFLRYGPYAEAMPPWLSLLNLLPGWMFAYQLGVSWGERRLGRRAAWTLLLGGAALFAALLLFFHYPASMVGVPGQDRTNSHPPSLLVLALAAAQSGAAILLRDRLAALLRRPVLWAPVVMINLCAMTILCWHQTAMFSAAVPFSLAGAVPGLTVAPDSPGWILARLAWLPVFAVLLVLIGRVTRRFETPWTGVGRARRAVAAVLAAGFAVFALGLA from the coding sequence ATGGACACCGCACCTCTCGTACGCCTCACCCGGACCGTGCGCACCGCCGTCCACGCCATCGAGGACCGCACCCCGGTGCACCGCGACCGCGCCGTCGACGGACTGCGCGCCCTCGCCCTGCTCTCCGTCCCCACCGGCCACTGGCTGCTCGGCGGCTTCACCCGGGGTGCCGACGGCGCGCTGCACAACGCCAGCCCGCTGACCGCCTGCGGCTTCCTCGCGCCGTTGAGCTGGTTACTCCAGATGCTCGGCATCTTCTTCCTGGTCGGCGGCTATGCCTCGGTGCTGTCCCTGCGGCGCGCCACCGCGCGGGGCGATACCACCGGCGCCTGGCTGCGCGGCCGGATCGTCCGGCTGGGCCGCCCGGTGCTGGGCGTCACCGCCGTCTGGGCGGCCCTGCTACCGCTGCTGTACAGCCTGGGGGTGCCCGTTGCGACGCTGCGCACGGGGGCGACGCTGGTGATCCAGCCGCTCTGGTTCGTCGGGGTGTATGTGCTGGTCACCGCGCTCACGCCGTACTGCGCCCGCGCCGCACGGCGGATGGGCGGCTGGGCCGCGGCGCCACTGCTCGCGGCGGTCGCCGTCGTCGACTTCCTGCGGTACGGGCCGTACGCGGAGGCCATGCCGCCCTGGCTGAGCCTGCTCAATCTGCTGCCCGGCTGGATGTTCGCCTACCAGCTCGGCGTCTCCTGGGGAGAGCGGCGGCTCGGTCGGCGCGCCGCCTGGACGCTGCTGCTCGGCGGCGCCGCGCTGTTCGCCGCGCTGCTGCTGTTCTTCCACTACCCGGCGAGCATGGTCGGGGTCCCCGGGCAGGACCGGACGAACTCCCACCCGCCGTCGCTGCTGGTCCTGGCGCTGGCCGCGGCGCAGTCCGGGGCCGCGATCCTGCTCCGCGACCGGCTGGCCGCGCTGCTGCGCCGGCCCGTGCTGTGGGCGCCGGTCGTGATGATCAACCTCTGTGCGATGACGATCCTGTGCTGGCACCAGACCGCGATGTTCTCGGCGGCCGTGCCGTTCTCCCTCGCCGGCGCCGTACCGGGCCTGACCGTCGCCCCCGACTCGCCCGGCTGGATCCTGGCGCGGCTGGCCTGGCTGCCGGTCTTCGCCGTCCTGCTCGTCCTCATCGGGCGGGTCACCCGCCGCTTCGAGACGCCGTGGACCGGCGTGGGGCGGGCCCGCCGGGCGGTCGCGGCGGTCCTGGCGGCCGGTTTCGCGGTGTTCGCGCTGGGGCTCGCGTAA